Sequence from the Ictalurus punctatus breed USDA103 chromosome 10, Coco_2.0, whole genome shotgun sequence genome:
aagctgtcattgatgtttgcagtgcaaaatctGACTGAAAGTaatgaaaataatggttaattttagttagttattttatatacgagtcgttagatctagaattATGCCCACTCTAAATTATCCACAGAGATAAAATAGTGTgactacatttatttgaatgaattagaatatataattattagagatagagagagagtgaattaCCTGCATCTCTGCCATGTCTCTAGTAATAATGTAACTGAAACTGTATTTTACTAcagttacagttgtttataagCAGTATTTTACTTTAGAACAGTCATTAAACTGACTAGAATTACCTGGACATTCAACGAtttgaacgcacaccttccagccaatcagaatcgagtactCAGACAGACCCTGGTATAGtcagcatttatggaaggagtcgcTGATGTCGCACAGTAAAAGTCTCCAGGACAggatttgacattttctactttcTCAGTAAAATTACAAGCTGCATTATTGTCTTattagaaagaaataaagagaggctggtgatggatcgaatgtttacagctgctataacgtaagtgatggAACAGCAATAAATATACCTACAATACGGTAAACATAAGGAcaggtcatttttaataaaacaaaaaaagaactgttAATGTTGATTGCGCTCTAAGAGGAATGAAGATctggattattttccttcttttattCCTCATGCTTTTTATACTTCTTCTTACTGTTTTAATTCACTTAAAACTTTTTGAGAATTTATTCAGCTTCGACAGCTTCAAATGCTCAGCGTAAACTGCAATCCAGACATTTTTCCAGCAAGAATTTGGTTTTGATCAATTTTAGAAATTGTTTGAGAGTTTCCCgttgaaataaatgaacagaataTAAGTCAGTTTGAACTCCAGCTGCCACTGCTGATGTCCACATGAGCTCCAAATCTGAccaaacagcagctctgatttacactcacacacagcacagacacacactgtagGGCCCCCTCTCTCACCCATTCTCTCCTCTACATTATTCTCCCCACCTTCTTtctcactttgtttttttccctcgtTTCCTTCCAACCTGCTTATTTCACAcaatttctttttcctctttctttttgattttcctcatttttcacctattctgcttctctctctctctctctcattctccctcttcatttttctgtctttctatctcttTTCTCCTTTGTTTCCCTCCCCGCTTCTACCATGACCTTTACTCTTATTAATATTGTGCCTGCCATACAGAGCATCCAAATTATGCAACCCTATACAACACCTACTGTGATTTTAATATAGAGCTTGGCTAATAACCAACCATAAACAAGTAATTCAGATAAACTGTGTGAAATTTATTTCTCtcgctttttaaaatttttttttaaattgaaatctTAAGTAACTATAAAAAGCATATGGCCTCAATACATTACTAAAAGGAACAGTGGTGCCATCCAGTGGACAGCGTACATATTTAAAGTCACTTACatgttatgaaaaatgtattcttTGTATTAAATCTTTTGGGAGTGTTAATCAGAATTAGAAGAATGGTTTAAAGATGTGCAACTTCCTGCATTTTTTCAAGAAACAagacagcttaaaaaaaaaaatcactgtaaaCTGAAGTTAGAATTAAACACAAGCATTAACAAGACCCTATTATTTTTCAGTATGCAAATGTAGGTAGTGCTACACCAGGCCTTCTAGAAGAGTTTTTTCTGGTGCCTAACTAACCAATTAAAACAAGCCTGACTGACTTAGATAGCAGACATTTACTCAAACTCTCAACAGCAAATTAAAAAAGATCTACATCTGCTACATCTACATTTCCTACATCTACATTTCCTTGCTCACTTTTCCCCCCTGCATGTTCATCACCTTTTAAAGCTCTCTGACCTGCTTGAGATCTTGCACTTGATTTGCACGTTGTCCTAATTAAACTGGATGCTAACTGTGGTTTAGGAAACTAGATCAAACTAACAGGGGCAATTTCGTCTTGATTGAACACATCTTACCGCAGCAGCTGAGATACCGGTGGTCTGGGCAGCAATGGGCGTGGACTTTTTTATATTACGGAAGCCCTCTGTCCCACACGAGGTCCTGGCCATGGACTGACCCTCGCTGTCTGTCACCTGGATGTGAGTGCTGCAGAAAAGAAGGAGAATTTAATCAGAGGTCCTCTCTCTAGATAGCATCATACACTTATCCaggttacatttattaattaaacagaTGCTTTCATCCGAAGCGATTTGGAAACTGAGACGaggatacagctgagcagttgtgGGTTAAGGGGGTTAAGTTgtgggtcttgctcaaggggcTTTCTGACAgctctgggatttgaacttactCTTCTGATTATGAGCTCAATTTCAACGCCCGTGTCCTCGAGCTCACATTCAACAGGAGCGCAAAGATTTCGGGTATATTGTAAGATTAAACTATTTATTTCATCTTCTTATACACATATTGCTCTTAGtgataagtttactgtgaacaccCCCCTGTTCCCTTGTTAACACTTTCTTCGTTCTCGTGTTAACacctttttctctttgttccTCTGTTAACTCAGGTACAGACATAAATTTTCTCGCCAATTTGCGCATTCCTTTGTCTCCCCAAATACCATTTGCGCACATTTATATACCTTCCCAAATAACATCTCGTATTCCTAGGACTTCCTGAAAACCATACATGGAGTTGCTCATGTCTTACATTgatatgcttcctgttttatgcaGATATGCCCTTCCgcctagccaatcaatagttaaACCATTGTCTCTGTTCTGTAAAGCAAGATAtatactctgcctttctttgaatacatcagagatcttgccatttgaattttgcgtgtctgtgtgtcatttgacAAACTCGCCAAGGCCTTGTTGTGGGAAGTGTGTGGCGGGGCAAGAGCGCTGTCTTTTTGTGTACTTTCTCTTTTCCCAACATTGCAACCCTCTCTTCACAAATCCTAACAGTTTTACGGGGGCTTGTCTGGGACGTCTAATGAGaggtaataataattttaatttgtttccTCTGCCTTGAAGTAGATCTCTCATGTATCCTAATTGTACTACATGTGTTGAGTAAATATTCGGTGGTGTTCTACTGAAGCAATTGGAAGTAACCGTTAATTGAATCTTTATTGTATTGTAAAAAATggctttattgtgtttttttcatgCTTAAGGTTTATTTGACTCTGGCCGCTGGGTAGTATTTTCTCCTGGCTTTATTGTAAGttactgtattataaataatataacccTATTTTCAAAGGATTTTGAAATACCAAGATAAACCGAGTCAGTCTTGGTCACCTGCTCtattgctttctttttctctgttcCTCTTGCCGTTTGAGCACACTTCACCATCACGCAGTGATTGCTGGCGATTACACTCaattgttaatttaaaaaaaatggaacaatGTGCACGGTAATGCCTTTGCTTCTGTCCCTTTACCTGCAGAGAAACCTACTCTCCTTCTCCACATGTGATacagtaaaaagtaaaaatactaGTAAAAAGCCTCAACCCCCGGAAGGTGGGAGAAGCTGCCTTTGGACCTTCCAACACTGACTCAACCCCATTGAATTCATGCTAGTAGACGGAAACGGTGCCTGACCAGAACAAGCTTACTCGAGAAAGGTGAAAATTCACAATCAAGCAGCCCTTAGGGGGCCTCTTCTCATCTCACcttaacacatacacattttcaTGCATCAGCCCTGAGAACACTAGGACTGTGATGGTGGCCATGACTTGAGTCATTCTGCTTGAGTGGGCACTATGAAAAGTACAAAGTACAACGTTTCGTATAGaagtgtaataatgtaataataataataataataataataataataataacagttgcaatatcaatttgtatttatagcctaCCATATAGCGGGAGATTTTATATCAATACACAAATtacataatcataatcaaatGCCTTATATGGTGTTGGCTGTTGGTTTGGCACGGGTTTGTTTGAGCGAGGTAAAATCCAGTCAGGCGAATTCTGCCATTTCACTTTGGGTTCTGCTGCTGCGATGGATCTTGTTGGGAACCAAAATATTACATCGGCGATCTGGGAACATGTTGGCTTTGGGCCTAATGAGAGAGGTGAACCAATAAATTTGGATGAAGCCATATGTCGGCTTTGTCTGAAAAAATTAATGTTAAACGGGCAAACATTAGCCTACAAATCTCAGGATCCATCTCCAGGCATGACACCTAgccacatttattttattttatattttgatttttaacatattatttaggTTACATATTATTTAGGTTATTTAGGCTTGTGGTATACTACacttgtaaaagaaataaagtattCCTCAGAGAAATGTGGGCATTtcacttcttctctcctctgtAGGTCAATCATAATACTGTATCCCACAGCACCCTCAGGCTGTTTCTCATTGCAACAACATGACAACAAGGCTGTATTGAGTTGTTTTAGTGACGGAAGAGCTAAAGTAAAgccttgtttaatttttttctatttaggtttgtatttaatttaagcccataaaattatatatgtaaataattataatataataataataataataataataataataattattattattattattatactatttaGTGATATAAATTGCCCAAGAGGTCATTGATAAGTTACCTGTGAACACCCCTGGCCCCTACAAAtagtttaataaattaaactattTATTTCATCTTCTTATACACATATTACTCTTAGtgataagtttactgtgaacactccCCTCTATCTGTTCCCTTGTTAACACTTTCTTTGTTCCTGTGTTAACacctttttctctttgttccACTGTTAACTcaggtacagacagataaagtCTCTTGCCATTTGCGAATTCCTTTGTCTCCCCAAATACCATTTGTGtgcatttacataccttccCGAATAACATCATCTCGTATTCCTAGGACTTCCTGAAAACCATCTATGGAGTTGTTCCGGTCTTACTGGGGCTGCATAATTAATTGAATACTGATCTcaattacgattttgactgcccacgattacatgaataAGTTCGTCCTCCATAcgtagaaaactccgctgcatatcaaatcaagcacttcctaAACTTAtagccagtcaccatagagcggcgcagggatgacgttaTTTTGTacgccaaaacccggaaacgagttagcatttgaTCCCTCGTCAATGGGTTTTTTGAATgtgattttggttaaaagcctgaaataaggtctgtggtgaacacaagctcaaaatattttcacgttttattctatgaCATAAAATCCCACTcatgagttttaaaaaaaaaagcttttacgagtattgaaaaaggcggttgctaactgtcacgtaatgagggtttaggatggatgcaagtgcagataggAGCTTTATTGAAGCGAGGCAGACAAATGAAAACGTgggacaatagcgtggtcagaaacaagcaaaaggtcaggtgatcggcaaacgggcataaacaaggctaaCCATAAATCAAACAACAAGGtcgagaacaggatcaaaaccatgagCCGTGAAACtatgaacaaaggcttggtacacgCAATACTTTGCGTCgaacaaagagacacgaggggtttaaatgacaaacgtaattaagggtgaacacaaaacagctgagactaatgatggcACATAAGGGAACAACCAATGAGAATACAGGATCAGAGACCttacagaaatcataacaaatgcacatgtagaaTGTAAACAAATTCAATGTCACTAAAAGAATGCGCTGCGAGCTCCAGCACTTGCACGAgtggaaatcatgacactaacatgatgctaaatgggATTACAGatgttgtcggggacattaaacgtcatcacgcgaacaggaaaaaactttgcagataaactggttcaggtgtgctgtgcacaatcccccccccccccccccccccccaaaaaaaaaaaaaaaaaacccccaaaaaacatggatgaagaATCATCCACACAGcaaatccgtattatggaaaatgttttaaatcaagtttggaaaagttgtcgaaagcttggtgatggtgacgttgaaatCGAGTGACTGTTCgtggttagctgtttatttctggcaattgtatttaggcttcagacttcataaaagttgtgttcatttgtgaaaattatctggatggacaaaacatgttagcattgtaaacttttgttgatcacagagcttattttttgcaataatccacaggctatgtgaaaatcctattgggtttttgttccagtacaaaatgacatcatccctgcacctctctattgggtgatttggctgtgtctctcctcctgtaaacactgttattgccttttctgcataggtctgaatttgttttcatttggttgcatattgttatatttgattgcatattttcatttggttgatggcatgtttatttttttacttatcctatattttgggtacaattttattcatattttgcttctatgagatgatgcactttaaagATCAGtgtaatttgatgcaaagatttgtacatagCAGAGGTgtaagcagcggtctgtttatttaaatgtgaaagtgcaataaaattatgttgtccctaaaatcaatgaataatcgtgataaataatcattaTCTCAATATTGAACAAAATAAACGTAATTAtgattttggccataatcgtgcagccctatgTCTTACACTGATATGCTTCACTTTGTCTTTATATAAACATTCTCTTATTTTGCCTTAGAATGGTTAAAAGAGCGcctcaaattaaaaaaacagcCTTTTGTAAGTTAGGTCCATGGTCAGATGATCTGTATTAACTTATAGCTACAgttggctttttaaaaatatatattattgaataaataaatacgatgTTCCTTTAATATGTTAATAAGGGATATCAGATTGGAATTTTGTACATCACACAGCAGTTCAGATAggttaaacgtcatcacgctcCACCTGATTTAAGCACAAAAAAgttagaaaaacaaaatgctacTCTGTCACTAATACTACTCAGTGTGCattatgtggtttgggacacagccgtgaATTCTACCTGAATATACACACTAACAGCTAGGAGATTAATGTGGAAAATGACGGACAACCCATGttattataaaatgttcttCAGGCAGCTTGCATGAACATTTTTCTACCAAAGTgggaacattttaaaaatattacatactGTAGCTTTGAATGACAAAATTCTTCTTTGTCATTAATATAATGCTAAACTGCAGAGACGTTTGTCAGGCTCGAAAGGGATAATGATTTCTGACtccacattttgtttttacGAGCAAATCAAATCCCAGtgtataaatgacatttttcccAGCCAAATAATCTACAGTTTCAATAGGAAGTATATCTCATTGTGTTTTGCAGTGTCATTTCTACTTGTATTACAGTACATCATGACACCGCTAAACCTGAACAAGTTTGCAAATGTTCAGTGGAATCACACATTACCAAATCCTTAAGTGCTGAAAATGCAGTAACTTACTTGTTATAGGTGGCTTTTATGTGAACTATTGGTAATTCTTCAAACTTTTTGCCAGCCCAACTTAAACCACTGTCCTGGCCTGGAAAGGGAGGATAAGCACtgatgggagaaaaaaaaaaaagaatatgttAGTaagctgtgtttatttatgcattCAAGAACAAAAATGATGCACATTATTAAAATCAGACATGCAATATTGCTTATAAATTaacatgaattatttatttaaattcatcAAACATATTCCATGTAGTCTGTAAGCAACTGGTAATTTTGAAATTAAACAAGTACAGTTTACATCTTTACACCTAACTTTATTTAGCCAAGTAAAGTTAAAATGAGTTAGCAACAAAGATGctaactcccccccccccccccccccatttttttttttaaactaaaaatgttattttccaAAAAATTCTAATAATTTCAGCATTGTTTCAGTACCAAGACTGTGACATGTGCAGAACACTTAATTTTTCGGCGACATTCCCAGGATCAGCGTGGTATGAGAAAGGACAAAACAGTCATACCGGTAacaaatttttgtaaatttttctgtgtaaataaagtTGAGTATGAAAGCATGAATaattatgtgtttgtgtttttagaaTGCAGCAACAGCAGTGGAAACAAAACTGAGGTTTTAGTCTTACATGATAGGACACATGGTGAATTGATATAAAGTCAGTAAGACTTTGAGCTTATTTAAGTGAAACAAGCATTTCATAACTGAATAGTATTTTTCAAACATGAAACCCCTGCGATCATGGACAGGTATCTGAAGTTATAGTAGAATGAATGTAAAACCCATGTGATCACGGATAGACAACTATCTGCAGCAAATGGCTTTTCTTCCCAAACTGTGAATGATCGTTGGCCTATTTTGAGAATCTGCATAGGTCATGCCTGCCTGATGACACCATATCTGTTACACAAAGTGTGTGTCGTGAGGACACTGGAAACTCCTggcaaaaaatgtcaaataaacatcATCTTATGGATAACTTCACCATATTAACcattacacacattttacaaatatgtttatgtggagtgtctgcaATCCAAGTTAATCAATAAcacactgaccaatcagacttgagaactgatatttatttctcttgtaTGTACATTGTTTGTCTTTTAACCACTTCCAGCCTCTTTTATATCCTCAAAAAGAACAGCTTTTGGATCCTTCTAGTCATTCtaacttttgttttttataacgTAGTGTCATTGTGGTAACATCAGGAGTCAAAGAAGGCAACTCTGCCCTGGTTTGAGGACCTACCTGAACTCTTTGGAGCTTTTCGGAGAAGTCGTGCTGAATGTGAGCTCTTGCGATGGCGCTTCAGCTTCTTGCAATCGGACAGAACTTGAGTAAAGTGTGCGCAGGACATTTCCTCCTCTGtattaaaaacaagcaaacaattAATACTGACCAGTTCATTTTTGTAGACCGTTTAAAATCTGGCCTCAACGCTAATCATGACAGCCTGAGCTtatacaatatatggccaaacgtttgtaggacacctgaccataacatccatttgtgctttttgaatatctcatttcagatttagtccctaccctttgctgttataataacctccagtattctgggaagactttccactagattttggagcgtggctgtgggaagttgtgctcattcagccacaagagcataagtgaggtcaggcactgatgttgggtgaggaggtctgtggtgcagtcagtgttccagttcatcccaacgGGGTTCAGTGTGGTTGAGGACTCTGTGCGGGATACTCAAGGTcgtcatggagctcgctttatgtacaggagcattgtcatgctggaacaggtttgggcctcttagttccagtaaagggaaattgtaatgctacagtatacaaagacattctatacaattgtgtgcttccaactttgtggtaacagtttggtgaagaaccacacatgggtgtgatagtcaggtgtccacaatctTTTGGACAAATATTGTATATTAAGAGAATGCACGTAATGGTGGCAAGGCAGGTAGTGCTGCCACCTTACAGCTTGTGTCTTCAGAAAATCTTCATTCTTCATGTAACACGTTTTTGAAAAGCAAATCGTGACCAgttaataaatatgcaaattaacgTATGAGGTCATTGGTGGTTTGTACCTTCCGAGCTTGCATTAACTACTTCCCCCCCTGAAAATAGTTAGCAACACTGTCTATAGAGGTTCTCTTACTACTAATCTACTCAAATTTTAAAGTAAATCTCATAAAGGCTTGTAAtgtgaaaaagaataaaacgcATTTATATTACATGGCCAActaatgtaaattattattttattgaccAAAAAGTCCAAGTGCGTGAATTTCTGGGCTCCTACATTAAGTTAATTCAAGTCATTTCACATCACTGTATGTTTGCTTTGCTAAAACTACACACATAATCTAACGCCGTAATAAAACTAGCAAATACACATGCAGTTTATATCTGATGCTAGTTAgccaaacacatacacacacacactctctctctcacaactTACGTCTTTCTTCCAGATAAATTCAAAGGCTTAATAAGCTGCTGACATGCCCCTCTTACAAGCGACGATAACGCAAATTTTATTTGATACATTTTGCTTTTATGCCATTTATTGACTCTTAAAACTAGTTACGACTAACAGGACACTTCAGTTTTCTCTACCCGTTTTCCGACAAGTACCGCCTCCCTGCCTATGATTGGCTAGTACGCTCCTGGTTTGTGGACAGTCATTAGTTAGTATCCGGTATTTAGAGGAAGTCTATCTGTATCAACCAATCATAGTCGAGTAGACTGGGTTTGTCTGAATTCGGTTGGAAATAAAATAACGGCATGACATTGTGGGGTCGCATGTACCTGGAATGTCCCAGTTGGGTAAAATTAGAGGGGTGGTCGTTATACCAAGTCACGTACATTAGTATATTTTACAAATGCATACAGCAAGAacactttacatttacattactaGTTAATTAAAATGCTGTTACGTTTTATAAACACAGTAAGTTCTGCCTTTAACATATAAGCTTAAAACTACATTGTATGAATAGTCTCCCCCACCATCTCCGTAAGTGTTAGACACTACTTCCCTAAGGGTTCGCTCACCGTTGCATTGTGGGTACTTTAAAAAATGGCGGCGGCCTGTTGGAGGTATGCTTGGCGACCGCTATGGCAAATTACTTCAGGACCAGGGAGGTTAAAAGCTGCAGTGCGATATGTTTCTTCCAGCGTCCAGAAAATCAAAACCGCAAATTCACAGTCGCCCTGGGTTCTACATGGAGCCGTGTGCTTACAGAGACTTCCGGTCATCTCTCAGGACCTGAGCCCGGTTGAGGAGAAGTTCATGGAGCTCATGCGCCAGGTCATcttagaaaaaacaaaaaaacatagtGACAGCATGAGCAgcttgactttatttataatgtggcaactgtttacatttttgtctGTATCCCCATGTCTTTTCAGACatatattgtactgtataaaGCGTGAAGTTTGTTATTTCTAACCCTATTATAGTGCAGTTATGTAGTGAAAGGGATGCTGAAGCCTCCATGACTCCCTGTTCGACCTAAATTGGGTTACATGTGTTTATAATTCATTAAACCATAATCCTGGGATTCAGCCTTTCAGATCAAGAACCACTGTGTAATGAACACTGGAATTATACCTTGTCCATTTTTgatacaatacacacagagatatcaaggctcttattgttagtCTATATAATATTTATCTAATAGTAACAGAGCAGACCCTAGTTGATCATTTATGTGAAACACCAGAGACTTGATGGATGTGAGATTGTACACAAATTTCTGCTCGTGTTGTACATCACGCTTTTCCCCCCTTCACTTTAAAAGAGTATTTTTCAGGGATTTGTCATGTATATGTTTACTGTATGCATGAAtgatatttatgtttaaaaaaagtttaaaagacCTCCAGCAACGCTGCATAGCTCTGTCCAGACCTCAACCTACCGTTTCTCTTTGTTGTAAAAAGTTTGAACCTTGTGCTGTGGGTCTTGTTGTAGATGGAGCTGGAGAGAAGCCTGCTCTCGGACCACGAACTGCGGCTGTTGGAGGATGCCGAACGCATGAGCCGCAAACAGGATGCCGATTATGACTCGGATGATGAAGAAGGCTACGGAGGTCAAGAGATCGTCACTGCCCAGGATTTGGAGGACACATGGGAACAGAAACTCAAGCTATTCCAACCTGCTCCAAGAATGAAAGGTATGGAGACTCTCTAATGAAATTAAAGGGATTCATTATTTATTGTATTCAATAAGTAATTCAGAGTAGGAGTGAAATACACATGCACTGATCTCGATTTGTAAATTACTGATATAATGGTAAATATCTTCTGAAACCTGATATCTAATTACACAAGCTAGACTGAACCTCCTGAGATGTGTCCACTCCTATGCAGTGAGAACGCACTGTTTGCCATTATTCTCTTTCAGGTACTGATGAACTTAAAGAAACAATTTGGGTCTCATAGACAAGGATTAAATGAAATTTAGAGATAATTAAGGAATTGGtggtttgatttttattttaatttaaagtgtTGAACTGGAGACAACCACGGACATTTTGTGTctaatataaattaattaaggCTTTCCAGTAGGCTTATGTGATATTAAATTTTCCTGTTCGTGATTTCCCATTTTTAAAGTATTgagatgttttatttcctgtttacgGAGAGTAGGGgaatgtataataatattacaACCGACTGTGAAGTCGGGAAATGTGGCAGTTGCAGAAATTCATGTGGAAGGTGGATTCTTATGCGATTCTTCAGTAATGCAcaacaaacagtaaaaaaaaaaccccaacgcATTTTCAGTATAATCCTTTTACAGATCGGTTGTCTAATGTTCACATGGCCATCATTTTCACTGTTAATGTCGCCatagttgaggtcataagtttacatataccttccaaaatgttaataattaaagagggatcataaaaattacattaattattagtaattacattttgtttttttatttaatactgcTCTGAatgagctatttcacataacagatatttgtgtagtccacaagacacaatgtaaatggtctgcacttatataccgtaattttcggactattgagcgcacctgaatataagccgcaccgactaactttaaaaagaaatttttttttgtacatatataggccgcacttgtctataagccgcaggtgtccacgttgtaacatgagatatttacacagaaagatgttacacaaagatttatttttaacttttaattaaatacgtaccgtaaatgtttttttccgaacagtgcctgtaacacagctggttaaaaaaaaaaaaaaatacagttgcctaccaggaaaagtcattgatcgctatcttcatcttcctcctgcgcactaaaaccactaaagtcgtcttcttcagtgtcggaattgaacagcctcagaattaccggcacttcgtcacacacttcctcagtctctctttcgttgtcgctctcaatgtcacttacatctcgaggcaaattcagccttgagcttgtgctgtcctcttcatcacgcagca
This genomic interval carries:
- the mrps11 gene encoding 28S ribosomal protein S11, mitochondrial, with the protein product MYQIKFALSSLVRGACQQLIKPLNLSGRKTGGNVLRTLYSSSVRLQEAEAPSQELTFSTTSPKSSKEFSAYPPFPGQDSGLSWAGKKFEELPIVHIKATYNNTHIQVTDSEGQSMARTSCGTEGFRNIKKSTPIAAQTTGISAAAKAQAKGVTFVRVLVKGLGPGRLSAIKGLTMGGLEIVSITDNTPVPHNGCRPRKARRM
- the mrpl46 gene encoding 39S ribosomal protein L46, mitochondrial isoform X2; this encodes MAAACWRYAWRPLWQITSGPGRLKAAVRYVSSSVQKIKTANSQSPWVLHGAVCLQRLPVISQDLSPVEEKFMELMRQMELERSLLSDHELRLLEDAERMSRKQDADYDSDDEEGYGGQEIVTAQDLEDTWEQKLKLFQPAPRMKGAKLSTTFLGNAPCGFYKYKFPKSIRTENRIGAKVFFFKALLSGSDNLPLEKDSFVWARKDELQDYLKPEYLKQALSHIARAGCS
- the mrpl46 gene encoding 39S ribosomal protein L46, mitochondrial isoform X1, encoding MAAACWRYAWRPLWQITSGPGRLKAAVRYVSSSVQKIKTANSQSPWVLHGAVCLQRLPVISQDLSPVEEKFMELMRQMELERSLLSDHELRLLEDAERMSRKQDADYDSDDEEGYGGQEIVTAQDLEDTWEQKLKLFQPAPRMKASDTTDVSSAERCLGDSVVLLVKQDVGSQKVWLLPQLPWEAGETLRQTAERALTSLPGAKLSTTFLGNAPCGFYKYKFPKSIRTENRIGAKVFFFKALLSGSDNLPLEKDSFVWARKDELQDYLKPEYLKQALSHIARAGCS